The proteins below come from a single Anaerolineae bacterium genomic window:
- a CDS encoding glycosyltransferase family 39 protein, with the protein MTARAWLDDKRQTEDRGWSSLVRHLRPVVVCCPLSVVFLLALALRLFQLTYHSLWFDEAMSAYWASRPAAEIVRVGLGLTQDKHPPVYYLLLRAWTLTFGSDDAAVRSLGALMGALAVFPVYALASQWRGRVAGGLAALFLALNPFLVWYSQEARMFMPAAMLALVGLWGLTRAVDEGTWWAWAVFVAATLAGIYAYLFNALLLPVAGLWWLIGLTRAWRIGDRRRGRWLATAGGGSMMFTALGALPLLWRAWVVSGNESTPGRAFAGVGETLWRLGHAFWVHKAPLGAWGDLAVTTGTIVLVMGMAFTLSSAPLPPPQLGRGKKGMGGGARTELASALLVPWLLGNVLLARDASAFAEPRYWLFLVPFLCIAWGAGITSLWQHGRRPINLLAGSSLLAVLLAIQMVSLPWNWRPETRREDWRAAARYIETHAGPNDAVLVHVDYMRFPFLRYYRGQQPVYFPFSGPLDDPAQVAPPLEGMARFDTIWLVESHLEGVDNGRLVERWLSERYPLATEQFPAGIVVRAYAVRLFFDVLPPDAWLVSEEIAPGLTLAGCRLDEKVVAARDNVYHPPSGWVHVTLYWRRTGAVPAEARPRVRLVDELGQVWGLGLEREGSLWSMHPPTGWPLDGLIRDEHDINLNPLTPPGVYRVQIAVVGADDQPLGQEVSCGAVEITG; encoded by the coding sequence GTGACCGCCCGCGCCTGGCTGGACGACAAACGACAGACAGAGGACAGAGGATGGTCTTCCCTCGTCCGTCACCTGCGGCCCGTTGTTGTCTGTTGTCCGTTGTCCGTCGTCTTCTTACTTGCCCTCGCCCTTCGCTTGTTCCAGCTCACGTACCACAGCCTCTGGTTCGACGAGGCCATGAGCGCCTACTGGGCTAGCCGCCCGGCAGCCGAGATCGTGCGCGTGGGCTTAGGGTTGACGCAGGATAAACACCCGCCAGTGTATTACCTATTGCTGCGTGCCTGGACCCTAACCTTTGGCTCTGACGATGCTGCGGTGCGCTCATTGGGGGCGCTGATGGGCGCGCTGGCCGTGTTCCCCGTCTACGCACTTGCGAGCCAATGGAGAGGGCGCGTCGCCGGCGGCCTCGCTGCGCTGTTCCTAGCCTTGAACCCGTTCCTGGTCTGGTACTCGCAGGAGGCACGCATGTTCATGCCGGCGGCCATGTTGGCGTTGGTCGGGCTGTGGGGGTTAACACGAGCAGTGGACGAAGGGACCTGGTGGGCATGGGCGGTATTCGTGGCGGCGACGCTGGCTGGCATCTACGCTTACTTGTTTAACGCGCTGCTGTTGCCAGTGGCTGGGCTGTGGTGGTTGATCGGGCTGACGCGAGCGTGGCGGATCGGCGATCGGCGACGTGGGCGGTGGCTAGCTACCGCGGGCGGCGGCTCGATGATGTTCACTGCACTGGGCGCGCTGCCGTTGCTTTGGCGGGCGTGGGTGGTGAGCGGCAACGAATCCACACCTGGCCGCGCCTTCGCCGGCGTGGGCGAGACCCTGTGGCGGCTGGGCCATGCCTTCTGGGTACATAAAGCGCCTTTGGGCGCGTGGGGGGATCTGGCGGTAACCACAGGGACGATCGTACTGGTGATGGGAATGGCCTTCACCTTATCCTCAGCCCCTCTTCCCCCTCCCCAACTTGGGAGAGGAAAAAAGGGGATGGGAGGAGGGGCAAGGACTGAGCTGGCGTCTGCCCTCCTCGTCCCCTGGCTGTTGGGGAATGTGCTTCTGGCCCGTGATGCCAGTGCCTTCGCCGAGCCGCGCTACTGGCTGTTCCTAGTGCCATTTCTCTGCATAGCCTGGGGGGCTGGGATCACCTCGCTTTGGCAACATGGGAGGAGGCCCATCAACTTGCTGGCGGGGAGTTCTCTCTTAGCTGTGCTACTGGCGATTCAGATGGTATCCCTGCCGTGGAATTGGCGGCCGGAGACGCGCCGCGAGGACTGGCGGGCAGCAGCCCGCTACATCGAGACCCATGCTGGCCCTAACGACGCCGTTTTAGTGCATGTGGACTACATGCGCTTTCCCTTTCTGCGCTACTACAGGGGCCAACAGCCCGTGTACTTCCCGTTCAGCGGCCCTTTGGACGATCCGGCGCAGGTGGCCCCTCCGCTGGAGGGGATGGCTCGCTTCGACACCATCTGGCTGGTGGAGTCGCATCTGGAAGGGGTGGACAATGGCCGGCTGGTGGAGCGCTGGCTGAGCGAGCGCTATCCGCTGGCCACCGAGCAATTTCCCGCCGGCATAGTGGTGCGCGCATATGCCGTTCGGCTGTTCTTCGATGTTCTGCCACCAGACGCCTGGCTGGTAAGCGAGGAGATCGCGCCGGGGTTAACGTTAGCCGGATGTCGATTGGATGAGAAGGTCGTCGCCGCGCGAGATAACGTGTATCACCCGCCTTCAGGCTGGGTCCATGTGACGTTATACTGGCGGCGTACAGGCGCTGTGCCAGCCGAGGCCCGTCCGCGCGTGCGGCTAGTAGACGAGCTGGGACAAGTGTGGGGACTTGGGCTAGAACGGGAGGGGAGTCTGTGGTCTATGCATCCGCCGACAGGGTGGCCACTGGACGGACTCATCCGGGACGAGCACGACATCAACTTGAACCCGCTCACGCCGCCTGGCGTGTATCGTGTACAGATAGCCGTAGTGGGAGCTGATGATCAGCCATTAGGACAGGAGGTTAGCTGTGGCGCAGTAGAGATAACTGGGTGA
- a CDS encoding dihydroorotate dehydrogenase-like protein, whose product MAINLTTRYMGMTLKNPIVPSSSPLSETLDGIRRLEDAGAAAVVMYSLFEEQIILESHQLDHFLSYGIESFAEALRYFPDMHTYHIGPEEYLNLIRRAKEAVDIPIIGSLNGVSSGGWIEYARKIQEAGADALELNIYYIPTDPRRTGAEIEQMYLDVLRDVKASVSIPVAMKLSPRFSSIPNMALRLAEAGADALVLFNRFYQPDFDLENLEVIPRLVLSTSNELRLPLRWVAILYGRIPVDFAITTGVHTYQDVLKGLMAGAKVTMMASELLQNGVGRISVILEEMQQWMEEHEYESVEQMQGSMSQKNVAEPAIFERANYMKVLQSWRPDPTGQYIGQAAHRVQAAHG is encoded by the coding sequence ATGGCCATAAATTTGACGACTCGTTATATGGGTATGACCTTAAAAAACCCTATCGTGCCATCCTCGTCACCGTTATCGGAAACCCTAGACGGCATTCGTCGGCTGGAAGACGCTGGTGCGGCTGCCGTGGTGATGTACTCGCTCTTTGAGGAGCAGATCATACTGGAAAGCCATCAGTTGGATCACTTCCTGAGTTATGGCATTGAGAGCTTCGCTGAAGCGCTGCGCTACTTCCCGGACATGCATACCTATCATATTGGACCCGAGGAGTATCTCAATCTGATCCGCAGGGCTAAGGAAGCGGTAGACATCCCGATCATCGGTAGCCTCAACGGCGTTTCCAGCGGCGGATGGATCGAATATGCTCGCAAAATTCAGGAGGCCGGTGCCGACGCACTTGAACTGAACATTTACTATATTCCTACTGACCCGCGACGGACGGGCGCGGAGATCGAGCAGATGTATCTAGATGTGCTTCGAGACGTCAAAGCGAGCGTTTCCATCCCGGTGGCGATGAAACTGAGCCCACGCTTCAGTTCGATTCCAAATATGGCGTTGCGTTTGGCAGAAGCAGGTGCTGATGCGTTGGTGCTTTTTAACCGCTTCTATCAGCCCGATTTCGATCTAGAAAATTTGGAGGTGATTCCCCGCTTGGTGCTGAGCACATCCAATGAGTTGCGTCTGCCTCTGCGCTGGGTAGCGATTTTATATGGCCGTATCCCGGTGGATTTCGCTATAACTACAGGCGTACACACGTACCAGGATGTACTTAAGGGGTTGATGGCTGGCGCCAAGGTCACCATGATGGCCTCTGAGCTGCTACAAAACGGCGTCGGACGCATCAGTGTGATCTTGGAGGAGATGCAGCAATGGATGGAAGAGCATGAGTACGAGTCAGTAGAGCAAATGCAAGGAAGCATGAGCCAGAAGAACGTCGCTGAGCCAGCCATATTTGAGCGGGCGAACTACATGAAGGTGCTGCAGTCGTGGCGGCCCGATCCTACAGGCCAGTATATAGGGCAGGCAGCTCACCGGGTGCAAGCTGCCCACGGGTAA
- a CDS encoding glycosyltransferase family 39 protein: MPSEFASHLTVRLVRPWLWALFITLGAAWLRFWALERIPPGYHFDEAFEGLEAWKVLSLPGYRPIFFPGNFGVEPAFIYLTSLAFSLAGATPTVQRAVAAAVGSLTIPALYALGRELEQDGAPSGTALLAALALGISYWHLTFSRVGIEPILVPLTICLALWALWRGMRTGESWAFLVAGLSVGLGPYTYPAGRLIPFLYALALIGLGVFKRSRLQVRWQGVALSWIVAALTFAPLAVHWARHPELLLLRSAQVAVIPGQAPGSLGDNLLRTLGMFSIAGDMDPRSNLPGRPALDGWIALWFYVGIGVALARWRRPAWSLPLWWSLVMVLPTVFSEFAPHFRRSIGAAPAVSLLIGLGAAWTWHRALTDRPSQFWSSLPMVLMASLIPITFLGSSSLTVRDYFVRWGALPDLYYAYDVGLWDMGRYAAKFPEEELVYLTPRPATHTTLAFAWRGRRSPVTFDGRSVFPFRPGAPTPQHYLVIEHEDFRTPMLIRDLFPSVEVVRDFRDRAGRVYARHYLVPARAAPRPVTRQIVNARWPGVTLTSYSLLPSKHHPGDVLYVRLLWTVDDPPPSGDWTTFVHLLDLKNPTHALVAADSRPGGGSYPTDRWQPGQWIVDEYQLRLPRDLAPGPYAVEIGFYTADGRRLPVQEANGALSDHVILGPFKVAEP, from the coding sequence ATGCCGTCTGAATTCGCCTCTCATTTAACCGTGCGATTGGTTCGACCATGGCTGTGGGCGCTTTTCATCACGTTGGGGGCAGCCTGGCTGCGTTTCTGGGCCCTCGAACGCATCCCGCCTGGTTATCACTTCGATGAGGCGTTCGAGGGGCTAGAAGCCTGGAAAGTGCTCTCCCTGCCCGGCTATCGTCCTATCTTCTTCCCAGGCAACTTCGGCGTAGAGCCAGCCTTCATCTACTTGACCTCTCTCGCCTTCTCCTTAGCCGGGGCTACTCCCACGGTGCAGCGAGCTGTCGCAGCTGCCGTCGGCAGCCTGACTATACCTGCGCTTTACGCGCTCGGCCGCGAGCTGGAACAAGATGGTGCGCCATCAGGCACCGCCTTGTTGGCCGCGCTGGCGTTGGGCATCTCATACTGGCATCTCACCTTCAGCCGGGTAGGGATCGAGCCGATCCTGGTGCCCTTGACGATATGCCTGGCGCTCTGGGCGCTGTGGCGAGGCATGCGCACCGGCGAGAGCTGGGCCTTCCTCGTGGCGGGCCTCTCGGTCGGGCTAGGGCCCTATACTTATCCAGCTGGCCGGCTGATCCCTTTCCTCTACGCGCTGGCACTTATCGGGCTAGGTGTGTTTAAGCGTTCCCGTCTCCAGGTACGCTGGCAAGGCGTGGCGCTCAGCTGGATCGTGGCTGCATTGACCTTCGCGCCACTGGCCGTACACTGGGCTCGCCATCCTGAGTTGCTCTTGTTGCGCTCGGCCCAGGTCGCAGTGATACCAGGGCAGGCCCCAGGCTCGCTAGGGGATAACCTCTTGCGCACACTAGGGATGTTCAGCATTGCCGGGGACATGGACCCCCGCTCGAACCTGCCGGGCCGTCCGGCTCTGGATGGGTGGATCGCCCTCTGGTTTTACGTCGGGATCGGGGTGGCGCTGGCGCGCTGGCGTCGCCCGGCCTGGAGTTTGCCGCTATGGTGGTCCCTCGTCATGGTGCTGCCCACCGTGTTCAGCGAGTTCGCTCCTCATTTTCGCCGCTCTATAGGGGCTGCGCCGGCGGTTTCGCTGTTGATCGGCCTAGGAGCTGCCTGGACCTGGCATCGCGCGCTGACCGATCGCCCATCTCAATTTTGGAGCAGTCTACCGATGGTTCTCATGGCCAGCCTCATCCCCATCACGTTTCTAGGCAGCTCCAGCCTTACGGTGCGCGATTACTTCGTCCGCTGGGGCGCGTTGCCAGACCTCTATTACGCCTACGACGTGGGACTGTGGGACATGGGACGCTATGCGGCGAAGTTCCCTGAGGAGGAGCTGGTATATCTGACGCCACGTCCAGCGACTCATACCACCTTAGCCTTCGCCTGGCGAGGTCGTCGTTCTCCCGTCACGTTCGATGGCCGATCCGTCTTCCCGTTCCGGCCGGGGGCTCCCACGCCACAACATTACCTGGTGATCGAACACGAAGACTTCCGCACACCGATGCTGATCCGCGATCTCTTCCCAAGTGTCGAGGTGGTCCGTGACTTCCGTGATCGGGCGGGGAGAGTTTACGCCCGTCATTATCTAGTGCCGGCCCGCGCGGCACCCCGTCCGGTGACTAGGCAGATCGTCAATGCCCGCTGGCCTGGCGTCACCCTGACCTCCTACAGCCTGCTGCCATCCAAGCATCATCCGGGCGATGTCCTTTATGTGCGGCTACTATGGACCGTGGATGACCCGCCTCCCTCAGGCGATTGGACTACTTTTGTCCATCTACTTGATCTGAAGAACCCGACGCACGCCCTCGTTGCTGCTGATAGTCGGCCCGGTGGCGGCTCGTACCCGACCGATCGCTGGCAGCCAGGCCAGTGGATTGTAGATGAGTATCAACTGCGCTTGCCTCGGGACCTGGCGCCCGGCCCATATGCGGTGGAAATCGGTTTTTACACAGCCGATGGCAGGCGGTTGCCGGTACAGGAGGCCAATGGGGCTCTCTCGGACCATGTGATCTTAGGCCCGTTTAAGGTGGCTGAGCCGTGA
- the rpsI gene encoding 30S ribosomal protein S9 — protein MSARYIEAVGRRKSASARVRLYPGTGTVVVNDKPMEEYFRWPFLLHRMLEPLRVTGTEGKFNITVRVEGGGISGQADAIRLGVARALAKMDENLRTVLRAHKLLTRDPRAKERKKPGLKRARKAPQYTKR, from the coding sequence ATGTCAGCCAGATATATTGAGGCCGTAGGCCGCCGGAAGAGCGCCAGCGCCCGTGTGCGGCTCTATCCAGGCACCGGGACTGTAGTGGTTAACGATAAGCCGATGGAGGAATACTTCCGCTGGCCATTCCTGTTACATCGCATGTTGGAGCCATTGCGGGTAACTGGGACCGAGGGGAAGTTCAACATCACGGTTCGCGTGGAGGGCGGCGGCATTAGCGGACAGGCGGATGCGATCCGGCTTGGGGTGGCGCGAGCGCTGGCTAAGATGGATGAGAACCTGCGCACCGTCTTGCGCGCACACAAGCTCCTAACCCGTGATCCGCGGGCTAAAGAGCGAAAGAAGCCCGGCCTCAAGCGCGCGCGCAAGGCACCCCAGTACACGAAGCGCTGA
- the rplM gene encoding 50S ribosomal protein L13 translates to MRTFNAKPTEIRREWYVVDATGKTLGRLASEIAKILRGKHKPIYTPHVDCGDFVIVVNADKVRVTGRKLDEKMYYRHSGYPGGLKSFSLREMLARRPERVIELAVRGMLPKNRLGRRMIKKLKVYAAPTHPHQAQQPKPLELGSS, encoded by the coding sequence GTGAGGACGTTTAACGCCAAACCGACGGAAATTCGACGGGAATGGTATGTCGTTGACGCTACGGGCAAGACGTTAGGCCGGCTGGCGAGCGAGATCGCCAAGATCTTACGGGGAAAGCACAAACCCATCTACACCCCGCATGTAGACTGCGGAGATTTCGTCATCGTGGTCAACGCCGATAAGGTGCGAGTGACAGGCCGCAAGCTAGATGAAAAGATGTACTACCGCCATTCCGGTTATCCGGGAGGGCTCAAAAGTTTCTCGCTGCGCGAGATGCTCGCCCGCCGTCCGGAGCGGGTTATCGAGTTAGCGGTGCGCGGGATGCTGCCTAAGAACCGTTTAGGACGACGCATGATCAAAAAGTTGAAAGTCTACGCCGCGCCGACGCATCCACATCAGGCACAACAACCCAAGCCTTTAGAACTGGGATCGTCATAA
- the rplQ gene encoding 50S ribosomal protein L17 gives MRHRVAGYKLGRSTGQRRALFRNLMTELFRHGRIRTTEAKARAIRSEAEKLITKAKHGRAPQGNYVHARRLIGASLNDPDVARKVMEEWAPRYENRPGGYTRIIKLGRRQGDGAEMVLLELVEE, from the coding sequence ATGCGACATCGCGTAGCAGGCTATAAACTGGGGCGTTCTACGGGACAACGTCGAGCGCTCTTCCGCAATCTGATGACGGAGCTGTTTCGACACGGGCGCATCCGCACGACAGAGGCTAAAGCGCGCGCCATTCGATCAGAGGCGGAGAAGCTGATCACAAAGGCCAAACACGGCCGGGCTCCCCAAGGTAACTATGTGCACGCGCGCCGCTTGATCGGCGCATCCTTGAACGATCCAGACGTCGCCCGTAAGGTGATGGAAGAGTGGGCGCCGCGCTACGAAAATCGGCCAGGTGGCTACACGCGTATCATTAAGCTGGGCCGACGCCAGGGCGATGGGGCTGAGATGGTGCTGTTGGAGCTAGTAGAGGAATGA
- the truA gene encoding tRNA pseudouridine(38-40) synthase TruA: MADRDRDAPTVAAATGDASLDHRLYLKALVEYDGTDFFGFQWQSDCRTVQGELEKALEAVTQERTRVIGAGRTDAGVHAVGQVVAFCVRWRHSLADLERAWNALLPEDVAVRQVEPAPEGFHPRFSARSRRYRYTIWNGPRRSPLHRRYAWVHPVSLDESLMNQATQFLIGEHDFAAFGEPPQGENSVRHVYHAHWSRCGDLVWFDIEANAFLKRMVRNLVGALTRVGRREVSPEWVREVLESRDRARCAPPAPACGLCLMEVIYT; this comes from the coding sequence ATGGCAGATCGTGATCGAGATGCGCCTACTGTGGCAGCGGCTACAGGCGACGCATCGCTCGATCACAGGCTGTATCTCAAAGCGCTGGTAGAGTACGATGGCACGGACTTCTTCGGCTTTCAGTGGCAGTCAGATTGTCGTACCGTTCAGGGAGAGTTGGAGAAGGCCTTGGAGGCAGTGACTCAGGAGCGGACACGGGTGATCGGGGCTGGGCGCACGGATGCCGGTGTACATGCGGTGGGACAGGTGGTCGCCTTTTGCGTTCGTTGGCGCCATTCCCTCGCAGATCTAGAGCGAGCATGGAACGCCTTGCTGCCGGAAGATGTAGCTGTACGCCAGGTGGAGCCAGCGCCAGAGGGATTTCATCCGCGCTTCAGCGCCCGCAGCCGCCGATATCGGTACACCATTTGGAATGGGCCGCGGCGTTCGCCTTTGCACCGCCGTTATGCATGGGTACACCCCGTCTCTTTAGACGAAAGTTTAATGAACCAGGCCACCCAATTCCTGATCGGGGAGCACGATTTCGCTGCGTTCGGAGAGCCGCCACAGGGCGAGAACAGCGTGCGGCATGTATATCATGCGCATTGGTCTCGTTGTGGCGACTTGGTGTGGTTCGACATCGAGGCGAATGCCTTTCTCAAGCGCATGGTGCGCAATTTGGTAGGGGCGTTAACTCGTGTGGGGCGTAGGGAGGTGTCGCCTGAATGGGTGCGAGAGGTGCTGGAGAGCCGAGACCGCGCCCGATGCGCGCCACCAGCACCAGCGTGTGGTCTCTGCTTGATGGAAGTCATCTATACTTAA
- the nifJ gene encoding pyruvate:ferredoxin (flavodoxin) oxidoreductase has protein sequence MGRSYVTIDGNEAAAYVAYKTNEVIAIYPITPSSPMGELADEWSAQGIPNIWGTVPLVIEMQSEGGAAGAVHGALQTGALCTTFTASQGLLLMIPNMYKIAGELTSTVFHIAARSLATHALSIFGDHSDVMAARSTGWAMLFSNSVQEVMDFALIAQASTLEARVPFLHVFDGFRTSHEVMKVEKLTDDDIRALIDEELVRAHRARALSPDHPFIRGTAQNPDVYFQSREAANPYYLATPAIVQKVMDKFAALVGRQYHLFDYLGAPDAERVIVLMGSGCETAEETVDYLVARGEKVGLVKVRLYRPFSVEHFLAVLPPTVRVIAALDRTKDPGAAGEPLYIDVVTAINEGMASGTAPFLHAPRIIGGRYGLSSKEFTPAMVKGIFDEMAKSQPKNHFTVGIVDDVTFTSIDYDPSFNTEPHDGVRAVFWGLGADGTVSANKNSIKIIGEETPNYAQGYFVYDSKKSGARTVSHLRFGPRPIHSTYLIQRANFVAVHQFGFVEKYNVLENAEEGATFLLNSPYGPDEVWDHLPRPIQEQIINKKLKFYVIDAYSVARETGMGVRINTIMQTCFFAISGVLPRDEAIAKIKEAIRKTYGKRGETVVQKNFAAVDQALANLFEVKVPDRATSVIEMPPVVPPEAPEFVQKVTAMMMAGKGDLLPVSALPADGTYPSGTAQWEKRNITLDVPVWEPDICIQCGKCVMVCPHAVIRAKVYDPELLAHAPATFKSADARWKELPGKKYTIQVSVEDCTGCQLCVEVCPAKDKKQVGRKALNMAPQLPLREQERENWHFFLSLPEVPRVDGLKFNNVKNVQLLQPLFEFSGACAGCGETPYIKLISQLFGDRAIIANATGCSSIYSGNLPTTPYTFNREGRGPAWSNSLFEDNAEFGLGMRLSLDKQAEYARELVQRLADVIGPDLAAALLTANQSDEAGIIAQRERVAQLKAKLQGRPEREARDLLAVADALVKKSVWIVGGDGWAYDIGYGGLDHVLATGRDVNILVLDTEVYSNTGGQASKATPLGAVAKFAASGKPSAKKDLGMMAMTYGNVYVAQVALGANDAHTIRAFLEAEAYPGPSLIIAYSHCIAHGIDMAKGLDQQKLAVESGYWLLYRYNPLLRAEGKNPLQIDSKGPQIPLKEYVYNETRYRMLEQSYPEVAAHLLAAAQEAVYERWRKYQHLASMPFEPPASREEEGTPVPVGVVE, from the coding sequence ATGGGACGCAGTTACGTGACCATAGACGGCAACGAGGCCGCGGCCTATGTTGCCTATAAGACTAACGAGGTGATTGCCATCTATCCAATTACCCCATCTTCGCCCATGGGCGAGCTCGCCGACGAATGGAGCGCCCAGGGCATCCCCAATATCTGGGGCACTGTGCCGTTGGTGATCGAGATGCAATCGGAGGGAGGGGCAGCTGGCGCCGTACATGGAGCATTGCAGACAGGCGCGCTGTGTACCACCTTCACCGCCAGCCAGGGCCTGCTCCTGATGATCCCCAACATGTACAAGATCGCAGGCGAGCTGACCAGCACGGTCTTCCACATTGCCGCCCGCTCACTGGCGACCCACGCCCTATCCATCTTTGGCGATCACAGCGACGTGATGGCCGCCCGATCCACTGGCTGGGCTATGCTCTTCTCCAACTCAGTGCAAGAGGTGATGGATTTTGCCCTGATCGCCCAGGCCAGTACGCTAGAGGCACGGGTACCCTTCCTGCATGTCTTTGACGGCTTTCGCACTTCGCACGAGGTGATGAAAGTCGAGAAGCTCACGGACGATGATATCCGCGCCTTGATAGACGAAGAATTGGTACGTGCCCACCGCGCTCGCGCCCTTTCACCCGATCACCCTTTCATCCGGGGCACCGCGCAAAACCCGGATGTCTATTTCCAGTCCCGCGAGGCGGCAAATCCCTATTACCTGGCCACGCCGGCCATCGTGCAAAAGGTGATGGACAAATTCGCCGCGCTGGTGGGGCGACAATATCATCTGTTCGACTATCTGGGAGCTCCGGATGCGGAGCGGGTGATCGTCCTCATGGGCTCCGGCTGCGAGACAGCAGAGGAGACAGTAGATTACCTGGTGGCCCGCGGTGAGAAGGTCGGCCTGGTGAAGGTACGCCTGTACCGGCCTTTCTCCGTTGAGCATTTCCTGGCTGTACTGCCGCCGACCGTCCGGGTGATCGCCGCCTTGGACCGCACCAAGGACCCCGGCGCTGCCGGTGAGCCGCTCTACATCGATGTGGTAACGGCGATTAACGAGGGCATGGCCAGTGGCACTGCGCCCTTCCTACACGCCCCACGCATTATTGGCGGGCGCTATGGCCTCTCCTCGAAGGAGTTCACCCCGGCGATGGTCAAGGGGATCTTCGACGAGATGGCCAAATCTCAACCCAAGAACCATTTCACCGTCGGCATCGTGGACGACGTCACCTTCACCAGCATTGACTACGATCCCAGTTTCAACACCGAACCTCACGACGGTGTGCGGGCGGTATTCTGGGGCCTGGGCGCTGACGGCACAGTGAGCGCAAACAAGAACTCGATAAAGATCATCGGTGAGGAGACGCCAAACTATGCCCAGGGTTACTTTGTCTACGATTCCAAGAAGTCCGGCGCTCGCACCGTCTCCCACTTGCGCTTCGGCCCTCGACCCATCCACAGCACATACCTGATCCAGCGCGCTAACTTTGTTGCCGTCCACCAGTTCGGTTTTGTGGAGAAGTACAACGTGCTGGAGAACGCTGAGGAAGGCGCTACCTTCCTGCTCAACAGCCCCTACGGCCCTGACGAGGTGTGGGATCATCTCCCGCGCCCGATCCAGGAGCAGATCATCAACAAGAAGTTAAAGTTCTACGTGATCGATGCCTACTCAGTGGCCCGCGAGACCGGCATGGGCGTGCGCATCAACACGATTATGCAGACCTGTTTCTTCGCGATTAGCGGCGTCCTGCCGCGCGACGAAGCTATTGCCAAGATCAAGGAGGCGATCCGAAAGACCTATGGCAAACGTGGTGAGACGGTGGTGCAGAAGAACTTCGCCGCAGTGGATCAGGCGTTGGCCAATCTCTTCGAGGTGAAGGTACCCGATCGTGCCACCAGTGTCATTGAGATGCCACCAGTGGTTCCACCGGAAGCGCCTGAGTTCGTCCAGAAGGTGACGGCCATGATGATGGCCGGCAAGGGCGATCTACTGCCGGTGAGCGCGTTGCCCGCTGACGGCACCTATCCCAGCGGCACTGCTCAGTGGGAGAAGCGTAATATCACGCTGGACGTGCCTGTTTGGGAGCCAGACATTTGTATCCAGTGCGGTAAATGCGTCATGGTGTGCCCCCATGCCGTGATCCGTGCCAAGGTGTACGATCCAGAGCTATTGGCCCACGCGCCGGCGACCTTCAAGTCTGCCGATGCCCGTTGGAAGGAGTTACCCGGCAAAAAGTACACCATCCAGGTCTCGGTCGAGGACTGCACCGGCTGCCAGTTATGTGTTGAGGTCTGCCCGGCCAAGGACAAGAAGCAGGTGGGGCGTAAGGCCCTCAATATGGCGCCGCAGTTGCCGCTACGTGAGCAAGAGCGCGAGAACTGGCACTTCTTCCTCAGCTTGCCCGAGGTGCCACGTGTGGATGGGCTGAAGTTCAATAACGTCAAGAACGTGCAGTTGCTGCAGCCGCTGTTCGAGTTCTCCGGTGCCTGCGCTGGCTGTGGCGAGACGCCGTACATCAAGCTCATCAGCCAGCTCTTTGGCGATCGGGCCATCATCGCCAATGCCACCGGCTGCTCCAGCATCTATAGCGGTAACCTGCCCACCACGCCCTACACCTTCAACCGGGAGGGGCGCGGGCCGGCGTGGAGCAACTCCCTCTTCGAGGATAACGCCGAGTTCGGGCTAGGCATGCGGCTATCGTTAGACAAGCAGGCCGAATACGCCCGCGAGCTGGTGCAGCGTCTAGCCGACGTGATCGGCCCCGATTTGGCCGCTGCTCTGCTCACGGCGAACCAGTCGGATGAGGCCGGCATTATAGCCCAGCGCGAACGAGTGGCACAGCTCAAGGCCAAACTACAAGGCCGGCCAGAGCGAGAGGCTCGTGACCTGCTGGCCGTGGCGGACGCGCTAGTCAAGAAGAGTGTCTGGATCGTGGGAGGCGATGGCTGGGCTTACGATATCGGCTACGGTGGCTTGGACCATGTGCTAGCGACCGGCCGCGATGTTAACATCTTAGTGCTAGACACCGAGGTGTACTCCAACACTGGTGGCCAAGCCTCTAAGGCGACGCCGTTGGGCGCGGTAGCCAAGTTCGCTGCTAGTGGTAAGCCCTCAGCCAAGAAGGACCTAGGTATGATGGCGATGACCTACGGCAACGTCTACGTAGCTCAGGTGGCCCTTGGGGCTAATGATGCCCATACGATCCGAGCGTTCCTAGAGGCCGAGGCGTATCCGGGCCCCTCGTTGATCATCGCCTACAGCCACTGCATCGCTCACGGCATTGACATGGCCAAAGGCCTGGATCAACAAAAGCTGGCCGTCGAATCAGGGTACTGGCTGCTCTACCGATACAACCCACTGCTAAGGGCGGAGGGGAAGAACCCGCTACAGATCGACTCCAAAGGCCCGCAGATTCCACTCAAGGAGTACGTGTATAACGAGACCCGTTACCGTATGCTGGAGCAGAGCTATCCAGAGGTCGCTGCCCATCTGCTGGCCGCGGCACAGGAAGCTGTCTACGAACGGTGGAGGAAGTATCAGCATCTGGCCAGTATGCCCTTTGAGCCACCAGCCTCCCGTGAAGAAGAAGGTACACCGGTCCCAGTGGGAGTAGTCGAATAG